Proteins encoded by one window of Lasioglossum baleicum chromosome 4, iyLasBale1, whole genome shotgun sequence:
- the LOC143208194 gene encoding uncharacterized protein LOC143208194: protein MNNGRGRRKRGEHTVAITHGDNPSEQLPGRDDSYRTRRGILGRCTARYSGRQKYKTTVHLSRSSLATLNCVEFKLFFISLTLNLPKQRLPLRNYNTEFIFTVLDFHYNKCLKKEINIARILKNFFTQLYKFEDFENRVQRRESRGLTL, encoded by the exons ATGAACAATGGGCGGGGGAGGCGAAAACGGGGCGAGCACACTGTCGCAATAACTCACGGGGACAATCCCAGCGAACAGTTGCCG GGACGAGACGACTCCTACCGCACACGAAGAGGGATCCTTGGTCGATGCACGGCGAGATACAGTGGCCGACAAAAATACAAGACTACTGTTCATCTTTCGCGTTCTTCACTTGCAACACTAAATTGCGTCGAGTTCAAACTATTCTTTATTTCATTAACACTGAACCTGCCGAAGCAGCGGCTGCCTTTAAGAAATTACAACACTGAATTTATTTTTACTGTCCTTGATTTTCATTATAACAAATGTTTGAAGAAGGAAATCAATATTGCcagaatattgaaaaatttttttacgcagTTATACAagttcgaagactttgaaaatAGAGTTCAGAGACGTGAAAGTAGAGGACTCACTCTGTAG